In Salinirussus salinus, the following proteins share a genomic window:
- a CDS encoding helix-turn-helix domain-containing protein yields the protein MTRGPRAQLAEKIAGEVTLSEEPGATLRKWRTDFEVAQTDLAEELDVSPSVVSDYESGRRENPGIGVVRRMVDAVLDIDERRGGSKIRQHARVLSAGFDSDVVHDLREYPANVPLERFYRAIGATELVRGDRDTVAGHTVIDSVRAIQRLSSDEFYQLYGQSTNRALVFTGITRGESPLVALRVVTPTPNAVVLHGLDETEVWEHAAELARIDGYSLAATTLSLEGMLDGLGDLP from the coding sequence ATGACACGCGGGCCGCGAGCCCAGCTGGCCGAGAAGATCGCCGGCGAGGTGACGCTGAGCGAGGAGCCCGGCGCGACCCTGCGGAAGTGGCGCACCGACTTCGAGGTCGCCCAGACCGACCTCGCCGAGGAACTCGACGTCTCTCCCTCGGTCGTGTCGGACTACGAGAGCGGCCGCCGGGAGAACCCCGGGATCGGGGTCGTCCGGCGGATGGTCGACGCCGTGCTGGACATCGACGAGCGCCGCGGCGGCTCGAAGATCCGCCAGCACGCCCGCGTCCTCTCGGCGGGCTTCGACAGCGACGTGGTCCACGACCTCCGGGAATACCCCGCGAACGTCCCGCTGGAGCGGTTCTACAGGGCCATCGGCGCGACCGAACTGGTCCGCGGGGACCGCGATACAGTCGCCGGACACACCGTCATCGACTCCGTCCGGGCAATCCAGCGCCTCTCCAGCGACGAGTTCTACCAGCTGTACGGACAGAGCACCAACCGCGCGCTCGTGTTCACCGGGATCACCCGCGGGGAGTCGCCGCTGGTCGCCCTGCGCGTGGTGACGCCGACGCCCAACGCGGTCGTCCTCCACGGGCTCGACGAGACTGAAGTCTGGGAGCACGCGGCCGAGTTGGCCCGGATCGACGGCTACTCGCTTGCGGCGACGACGCTGTCGCTCGAGGGGATGCTCGACGGGCTCGGAGACCTTCCCTGA